One genomic segment of Desulfocapsa sulfexigens DSM 10523 includes these proteins:
- the rpmG gene encoding 50S ribosomal protein L33 yields MRDIVTLACGTCKRRNYTTTKNKRNTPGKLEFKKYCPFCRSHIPHKETK; encoded by the coding sequence ATGAGAGATATCGTCACCCTTGCCTGTGGTACATGCAAGCGTCGTAATTATACGACGACTAAAAATAAAAGAAACACTCCAGGAAAATTGGAGTTTAAAAAATATTGTCCATTTTGCAGGTCACATATACCGCACAAAGAGACGAAATAG